One part of the Nymphalis io chromosome 22, ilAglIoxx1.1, whole genome shotgun sequence genome encodes these proteins:
- the LOC126777264 gene encoding uncharacterized protein LOC126777264 has translation MESIKESLAAMTDLFNSRMNEFQQDLQRTTTPATVPSLSSEFNSFKSFVLTALSGLQRQIEFLAREMDRTEMQRRRKVLLFHGVSEERSEDATARVTSLVAEHLALPNFSTSSIKSCHRLGRPLDSKPRPIVVKFTETAIRDKVWFAKTKLKGTGVTESEFLTKSRHNVFLEARKRFGINKCWTRDGLIHIIAPDGSRHRAECLSDLDSISSCKSPVQKIPIANTSDKVVLQRSKRVVKK, from the coding sequence ATGGAATCTATCAAGGAGTCTCTGGCTGCAATGACCGACTTATTCAACAGCCGTATGAATGAATTCCAGCAAGACTTACAGAGGACAACAACACCTGCGACTGTGCCTTCTCTTTCATCGGAGTTCAATTCTTTTAAGTCTTTTGTTCTCACTGCACTAAGTGGACTTCAGCGACAAATTGAGTTTCTCGCCAGGGAAATGGATCGGACTGAAATGCAGAGACGTCGAAAAGTGCTTCTTTTCCATGGTGTTAGCGAAGAGAGATCCGAGGATGCCACTGCTCGCGTTACCAGCCTTGTTGCGGAGCACTTGGCCTTGCCAAATTTTTCTACCAGCAGTATCAAATCTTGTCATCGCTTGGGAAGACCTTTGGACAGCAAGCCCAGACCTATAGTGGTCAAATTTACCGAGACTGCTATTAGGGATAAGGTCTGGTTCGCCAAAACGAAGTTGAAGGGCACCGGTGTCACAGAGTCAGAGTTCCTGACGAAAAGCCGACACAATGTGTTTTTGGAGGCCAGGAAGCGGTTCGGCATCAACAAGTGTTGGACACGAGACGGTTTGATACACATTATCGCCCCAGATGGATCTAGACATCGTGCCGAATGTTTATCTGATCTTGACTCGATTTCATCTTGTAAGTCCCCAGTCCAAAAAATTCCCATCGCAAACACTAGCGATAAAGTTGTATTGCAGAGGTCAAAGCGCGTAGTtaagaaatag